CAGTTGCGGCACCGACTGCCGTAGGTTTGCCACGGAGAACTTTTTCTAGGATTAACCAGGTTAGTGTAGCGGCTGCGGCGGAAGTATTAGTATTAACAAAGGCTGCTACTGCCAAGTTATTGGCTTCCAGAGCGCTACCAGCATTAAAACCAAACCAACCGAACCACAATAGACCAGCGCCGAGTAAAATAAATGGCACGTTGTGGGGGGGACTTAAACGATCGGGATAGGTTTTCCGGGGTCCAAGATAGATTGCTGCTACCAGTGCGGAGACACCGGAACTGATATGTACAACCGTACCACCAGCGAAGTCTAGAGCGCCAAGACCACCTGTCAAACCGAGAAATCCACCTTGACCCCATACCATGTGTGCTAGGGGACTATAAATGAAAGTTGACCACAATAAGACAAATAGGGAATAGGCAGTAAAGTTCATCCGCTCGGCGATCGCCCCTGATATTAATGCTGGGGTAATAATCGCAAACATCCCCTGATAAACCATAAATGCTTGGTGGGGTATTTTGGCTGCATAGTCGCTGGTTTCAAAACCCACACCATTTAAACCCAACCACTGTAAACCACCAATAAACGCATTGCCGGGAGCAAATGCCAAACTATATCCCCACAATACCCAGGTTGTCCCCACTATTCCCATCAGAACAAAACTCATCATCAGGGTGTTCAGGACATTGCGCGATCGCACAAACCCACCATAGAAAAATGCCAATCCTGGTGTCATTAATAATACCAGTGCCGCCGATATAAGCACAAATGCCGTTGAACCAGGTTCTGCGGGAGGCGGTGTTTTTGCTGCCTCAGCCAAAGCCCCAGCCATGGGAAAACCGCCCATCATCACTAGAGCGATGGCTGTTACTTGCATAAATTTCTTCCACACTTCTTTTTGTCTCTCTATACCAAGATGTTTCTTTGTAACTACAATATAATGAGTATTCTTTTATACTTTTTCTGTATTCGGATATACTCAAATACTTTTTTGTTTTATCTCAAGCCCACTGTATTAACTTTCGACAAAATCAATGGCAGAATTTTCCATGGAAACGCCCTGAAAGCTTTTCCGGATAAGCAATTGTACGGACACTATATGGGCTGTTGT
The Calothrix sp. 336/3 DNA segment above includes these coding regions:
- a CDS encoding ammonium transporter, yielding MAGALAEAAKTPPPAEPGSTAFVLISAALVLLMTPGLAFFYGGFVRSRNVLNTLMMSFVLMGIVGTTWVLWGYSLAFAPGNAFIGGLQWLGLNGVGFETSDYAAKIPHQAFMVYQGMFAIITPALISGAIAERMNFTAYSLFVLLWSTFIYSPLAHMVWGQGGFLGLTGGLGALDFAGGTVVHISSGVSALVAAIYLGPRKTYPDRLSPPHNVPFILLGAGLLWFGWFGFNAGSALEANNLAVAAFVNTNTSAAAATLTWLILEKVLRGKPTAVGAATGAVAGLVGITPAAGFVTAVAAILIGSITAFVCFYAVSFKHKVTVDDALDTYPVHGVGGTIGAILTGVFATTTINPGAKNGLLYGNPQELLIELAAIATAYIVAAAGTWVILKILDVTIGLRVKEEEELQGLDINEHGEEAYNEEFGDRISIGK